In Natronococcus occultus SP4, the following proteins share a genomic window:
- a CDS encoding CobW family GTP-binding protein — MSAIPVTVLSGGLGAGKTTLLNHLLRNAGDRELAVLVNDMGEVNVDAELVADGSDLDAGGVAELSNGCICCELQDDLETAVVRLARERSFGHLVVESSGISEPEPVARLFTTSSRVAARYELDALVTVLDTRRFLDTFAGEDVPERRTDADEDDRPLSDLLIEQLEVANLVVLNKADLCQPAELEEAESLVRALRPDAELHRTEFSAVDPDELLGVDLFDPGQLGEGAGWQRALAEESETAGVEAVDGHGHDDHDHRHPDEVYGVDPITVRERRPVHPERFAAFLRELPPNVVRSKGVAWLPGRDAKVDISQAGPSVRATSESPWIAALPAVQRDLYRSNRPDLEWHDEFGDRRTELVFIGTDLEDDSLRSQFRDCLVTDEEWERSAGLENPFPDADDEAVVLREP; from the coding sequence ATGTCAGCGATTCCCGTCACCGTCCTCTCGGGCGGCCTCGGCGCCGGCAAGACGACGCTGCTCAACCACCTGCTTCGCAACGCCGGCGACCGCGAGCTCGCGGTCCTGGTCAACGACATGGGTGAGGTCAACGTCGACGCCGAGCTCGTCGCCGACGGGTCGGATCTCGACGCCGGCGGCGTCGCCGAGCTCTCGAACGGCTGTATCTGCTGTGAGCTGCAGGACGACCTCGAGACGGCGGTCGTCCGTCTGGCCCGCGAACGCTCGTTCGGCCACCTGGTCGTCGAGTCCTCGGGAATCTCCGAGCCCGAGCCCGTCGCCCGGCTGTTTACGACCAGTTCGCGGGTCGCGGCCCGCTACGAGCTCGACGCGCTCGTGACGGTGCTCGACACTCGACGCTTCCTCGATACCTTCGCGGGCGAGGACGTCCCCGAACGGCGCACCGACGCCGACGAGGACGACCGACCGCTCTCGGACCTGCTGATCGAGCAGCTCGAGGTCGCGAACCTCGTCGTGCTCAACAAGGCCGATCTCTGCCAGCCCGCGGAGCTCGAGGAGGCCGAGTCGCTGGTCCGGGCGCTCCGGCCCGACGCCGAACTGCACAGAACGGAGTTCAGCGCCGTCGATCCCGACGAGCTCCTCGGCGTCGACCTGTTCGACCCCGGGCAGCTGGGGGAGGGAGCGGGGTGGCAGCGGGCGCTGGCGGAAGAGAGCGAGACGGCGGGCGTCGAAGCCGTCGACGGCCACGGTCACGACGACCACGACCACCGCCACCCCGACGAGGTCTACGGCGTCGACCCGATCACCGTCCGGGAGCGTCGCCCGGTTCATCCGGAACGTTTCGCCGCGTTCCTCCGGGAGCTCCCCCCGAACGTCGTCCGATCGAAGGGCGTCGCGTGGCTCCCCGGTCGGGACGCGAAGGTCGATATCTCCCAGGCTGGCCCGTCCGTTCGGGCGACGAGCGAGAGTCCCTGGATCGCCGCGCTCCCGGCGGTGCAACGCGATCTCTACCGGTCGAACCGTCCCGACCTCGAGTGGCACGACGAGTTCGGCGATCGTCGGACCGAACTCGTGTTCATCGGAACCGACCTCGAGGACGACTCGCTGCGCTCGCAGTTTCGAGACTGTCTGGTCACCGACGAGGAGTGGGAGCGATCTGCAGGGCTCGAGAACCCGTTCCCCGACGCGGACGACGAGGCCGTCGTCCTCCGGGAACCCTAG
- a CDS encoding SRPBCC family protein, with amino-acid sequence MREVTVSRRVDATAVELSSRFDPPAIVEAEGSFTVADVRDEGDATIVVASGPGMQLPLRFEYREDALYYTQEGEQGPFDQMETWLEFDEREDGTEVRFRSSVSLAAPLPFGDRIAAWKRKGELERALEAMADTF; translated from the coding sequence ATGCGGGAAGTCACGGTCTCTCGGCGGGTCGACGCGACGGCGGTCGAACTCTCCTCGCGGTTCGATCCGCCCGCGATCGTCGAGGCGGAGGGGAGCTTCACCGTCGCGGACGTCCGGGACGAGGGCGACGCGACGATCGTCGTCGCCAGCGGGCCCGGAATGCAACTCCCGCTCCGGTTCGAGTACCGCGAGGACGCACTCTACTACACCCAGGAGGGCGAGCAGGGACCGTTCGACCAGATGGAGACGTGGCTCGAGTTCGACGAGCGCGAGGACGGCACCGAGGTCCGGTTTCGGTCGTCGGTCTCGCTCGCGGCCCCGCTGCCGTTCGGCGATCGGATCGCCGCCTGGAAGCGAAAGGGAGAGCTCGAACGGGCGCTCGAGGCGATGGCCGACACCTTCTAG